A single Kribbella aluminosa DNA region contains:
- a CDS encoding ATP-binding cassette domain-containing protein, which yields MKRELSYGAGALRKKATLGLIGWSVPEILPTAVYGIAVARATDSFLGGHAWQGIAWLGGLVVTAGLGAAGARQVYGRLGDLVEPLRDDLVRRVVGGALRTGDDGAVVRLNRQVEIVRDTFAGLVLVLRSFAVTLFGVLTGLLSLAPVVAAFVVPPFLLGFALSLAVLGMAADRVRASLAADEALAASAGMVFAGVRDITATGTEEYAEWLAEQPIQAHAAAERALAKVSALRTLCFAVGGWLPLLILLATGPWLVGHGVSTGTLLGGLTYVLIGLQPALNTVLNALGDSGLRYVITLGRILDTSTPTERARPVDGLTGYQVRLRGLTFAYGPKAEPVLDKLELTIAEGEHLAVVGPSGIGKSTLAGLVCGMLAPTGGQVLLGGAVPTEVTTDRLAQARVLIPQEAYVFSGTVHDNLAYLLPDATEHQLELAAKTVGADQLVERIGGLRGEVKPGELSAGEKQLLALVRAYLSPAPLVVLDEATCFLDPEAERRAEEAFAKRPGTLIVIAHRISSALRARRILVLDGNQAALGTHATLMRTSRMYRDLHGNWSPSTQIQPAS from the coding sequence ATGAAGCGGGAGCTGTCGTACGGCGCAGGTGCCCTGCGGAAGAAGGCCACGCTCGGGTTGATCGGGTGGTCGGTTCCGGAGATTCTGCCGACGGCGGTGTACGGGATCGCGGTTGCGCGGGCGACGGACAGCTTTCTCGGCGGGCATGCCTGGCAGGGGATCGCGTGGCTGGGCGGCCTGGTGGTGACGGCCGGGCTCGGTGCGGCCGGCGCGCGGCAGGTGTACGGGCGGCTCGGGGATCTGGTCGAGCCGTTGCGCGACGATCTGGTACGGCGAGTTGTCGGCGGCGCGCTGCGGACCGGTGACGACGGGGCCGTGGTGCGGCTGAACCGACAGGTCGAGATCGTCCGTGACACCTTCGCGGGACTGGTCCTTGTACTGCGGAGCTTCGCGGTGACGTTGTTCGGCGTACTCACGGGGTTGTTGTCGCTGGCGCCGGTCGTCGCGGCGTTCGTCGTACCGCCGTTCCTGCTCGGGTTCGCGTTGTCGTTGGCGGTGCTCGGGATGGCGGCGGATCGGGTGCGGGCGTCGCTGGCCGCGGACGAGGCGCTGGCGGCGTCGGCGGGGATGGTGTTCGCCGGGGTGCGGGACATCACCGCGACCGGGACCGAGGAGTACGCCGAATGGCTTGCAGAGCAGCCGATCCAGGCACACGCGGCGGCCGAGCGGGCGCTGGCGAAGGTGTCGGCGTTGCGTACTTTGTGCTTCGCGGTCGGAGGCTGGCTGCCGTTGCTGATCCTGCTCGCGACCGGGCCGTGGCTGGTCGGGCATGGTGTGAGTACGGGCACGCTGCTCGGCGGGCTGACCTACGTACTGATCGGACTGCAGCCGGCGTTGAACACGGTGCTGAACGCGCTAGGCGACAGCGGTCTGCGGTACGTGATCACGCTCGGCCGGATCCTCGACACCTCGACCCCGACGGAACGCGCGCGGCCGGTCGACGGCCTCACCGGATACCAGGTTCGGCTGCGCGGGCTGACGTTCGCGTACGGGCCGAAGGCGGAGCCGGTGCTCGACAAGCTCGAGCTGACGATCGCCGAGGGCGAGCACCTGGCCGTCGTCGGGCCGAGCGGTATCGGGAAGTCGACGCTCGCCGGGCTGGTCTGCGGGATGCTCGCGCCGACCGGCGGCCAGGTGCTGCTCGGCGGCGCGGTGCCGACCGAGGTGACCACCGACCGGCTCGCGCAGGCCCGGGTGCTGATTCCGCAGGAGGCGTACGTGTTCAGCGGCACAGTGCACGACAACCTCGCCTATTTGTTGCCAGACGCAACAGAGCATCAGCTGGAGCTGGCCGCGAAGACCGTCGGCGCCGACCAGCTCGTCGAGCGGATCGGCGGGCTGCGGGGCGAGGTGAAGCCGGGCGAGCTGTCCGCCGGCGAGAAGCAGCTGCTCGCGCTGGTCCGCGCGTACCTCTCACCGGCGCCGCTCGTCGTACTCGACGAGGCGACCTGCTTCCTGGACCCCGAGGCGGAACGGCGGGCCGAGGAGGCGTTCGCGAAGCGCCCCGGCACGCTGATCGTGATCGCGCACCGGATCAGCTCCGCGCTGCGCGCCCGCCGCATCCTGGTCCTGGACGGCAACCAGGCCGCGCTCGGTACCCACGCGACGCTGATGCGCACGTCCCGGATGTACCGCGACCTGCACGGCAACTGGAGTCCGAGCACTCAGATCCAGCCGGCCTCGTAA